The genomic window CGCACTCGCGACAGAACTTGGCGATCAGGCGTGAAACGGTTCCTTTTGCCAATTTGCGTACTGATCGCGCAGCGTAAGCGGCGTGTTCAGAGCATCCCATGCGGCGACACAGGCGGGATCAAATGCGCTTCCCGTTTGCAATCGGATATAGTCCATCGCTTCTTCGTGACGCCACGCGTCGCGAAATGAGCGGACAGTCGTCAGCGCATCATACACGTCTGCGACTGCTGCGATTCGAGCGACCAGTGGGATCTGCATCTCGCGCAACTGTCGTGGGTAGCCTGCCCCGTCAAATCGTTCATGGTGAAAGAGAACCACATCTAACTCATCCGTTGTAAACCCGAGTTTTTTACATATTTCAAATCCCGTTACAGGGTGTTGATTGATCCACTGCCGCTCATCCGGTGTAAGTGTGCCACGTTTGTTCAAAATGGCGTCTGGCGTGCTTATTTTTCCGATGTCGTGAACGATGCTGCCGCGATAAATCGCTTTTTGTCTCTGTGAGTCAAGGCCCATCTTTTGTGCCAGTTTCAATGCATAGAATGCGACGCGCAAATTGTGGCCTGCTGTATAGCGATCTTTTTGCTCGATGGCGACAGTGAGAGCTAAAAGACTCGAAGGAAGCATCACCTCAAATCCGCCGTGCGGCATCTTCTCGCGCTGCTTCTCTTCATACATGCGCATATCTGCAAGTTGCAAAACCTCTGAGAGTGAAGCGGCAGAAGTTGACGCGGTGGCCAGTCCCATGCTGATCTTTACGTGCAGATTCTGACGCCCCTTACTTTGACGCAAGCGACTCAGGTGACTGCGTATCATGTCCATTTTTTCTGCGCTTAGTGGATGAGGGGAATAGACGATAAACTCATCGCCGCCATAGCGAAAGTGGCGGGCGGGCCTCGGCAGGCTTGATACAAGCGCATCTGCCACATCGCGCAAGACTTCGTCTCCGGTGAGGTGGCCGAATTGGTCGTTCACTTCCTTGAAATTGTCGACATCGACGACGATCAAGCTTCCTGAAAAAGGGATGTATTCGTGCTCACGCAGATGGGATTCCCAGGCGTTTCGGT from Ferroacidibacillus organovorans includes these protein-coding regions:
- a CDS encoding bifunctional diguanylate cyclase/phosphohydrolase, which produces MPTLAKQPLHLILFVLTILGNVILLSGLVFLFHHLTYHSALLMIEISVLCALLAPWSIRMPSGASWRPGIPLLLLGIFTLPKELAILISLPGLLWITARAHARLPKYLETFAHVTIGLYISATVYAFMRHRLGASFPALILSIVLTLLLHLIINRFISAMIVAKREQRPLLDQLQLSIKELHWGYLNSYLLVFMSALLSRHYPMISVFLATAIQVGIFSAINDYNKVKLLQKSAWTDGLTGIENRNAWESHLREHEYIPFSGSLIVVDVDNFKEVNDQFGHLTGDEVLRDVADALVSSLPRPARHFRYGGDEFIVYSPHPLSAEKMDMIRSHLSRLRQSKGRQNLHVKISMGLATASTSAASLSEVLQLADMRMYEEKQREKMPHGGFEVMLPSSLLALTVAIEQKDRYTAGHNLRVAFYALKLAQKMGLDSQRQKAIYRGSIVHDIGKISTPDAILNKRGTLTPDERQWINQHPVTGFEICKKLGFTTDELDVVLFHHERFDGAGYPRQLREMQIPLVARIAAVADVYDALTTVRSFRDAWRHEEAMDYIRLQTGSAFDPACVAAWDALNTPLTLRDQYANWQKEPFHA